ATGATGATTCCTGTCCTGCAGCCTGCCTCTTCCATCTGAAAACTGTTTATACTAAGGATTGATCTTTAATGAGGTCACTATCATCTAATCTTCTGGGCTCTATGAGTTGACTGCATGTAACTAAATTAACCAGTGTCCAGAAATGCCTGGACAAAGGTAGGTCATGTGGGGATGGGGAACCACAGATAATCTCCTGAGAATATTGAGTTACAAATGTGCACATGCAGACTCCTAGACAGCTTGATCATGTTTGGATACTCCTCAGGGGCGTATTAGCCATCTCTGAAACACAAAGGCATGTGACACTCTGAAAACTTGTAACTATTGTTGGTTTAGAGCTAGCTAGGAAAGATGGCAGAGGTCAGTATCACCTTATTTGATCAAGCAAAGTCATGCCATACTATAGGTTGAAAGAGAGGAGATAGTATAGGATACCAGAGTGTGGACAATGAGAGGGAGGGTCAGAGTCAGTGAGAATGAGGGTCTTGGGGGTGCTGCTGTTGGCATACTTAACCCACCTTAGCCCATTTgggttgctataacaaaatagtTTAGAGTGACTAAACTATAAAAAGGAAATGCATTGGTCAGAGTTCTAAAGTCCTGTGGTCCCAGATCTGGACACAAGTTGACTGTGTAATTGGTGAATGTTCTTTCTTCATAGCTGGTACTTTTTGTGTATCCCCAGGTGAAGGAAAAGGCAAACCAGCACCTTCATCCCTCTTATAAAGAATCTAATGCCATGCATAAACATCTTCCTCCTAACTTAATGGTCTTCCAGATGCATCCAGCTCTTAATCTACTGCACTGAGTATATCAGTAACAAAGGAATCCATGGGAATACAAAAATTCAGACCACAATGCAAGACCACAGATTTCCCATGCAAGCACAAGATTgacaaagcagagacagagattCTTGGCTGTATTGAAGGTAGTGTTAGTGACAGCAAGGTTAGTGTAGACACCAGAAGTCTGGGTTCACTGTTTTAAGGACCAAAGGAATAAGCATGGTAATGCTCTTAGGAGATTTGGTTTGTAAAACAGGCACATGAACATAGATGTTCTGAAATCCTGTGCCCAGGCTTCCAGAGCCCAGGCACTGTGAAGTAACAGTAGCAGCTGTCATCATTTCTGTTGATCAACCCCTTTGCAAATATGATTCAAGTACCTCATCATATTTCATAGCCACACTACTCTGTAAAATTTATCACAGTAGACTTACATTTAAACAACCAGTGACATTGTTAATTGAACAAACAATGGAACCAATTCCGGAGAGTGACATTTCTATAAGGCACACAACACTTAGCCAAGACAGAGATCAAGTAGGATAGAAAGACAGAAGTAATCAATGGGACCACTAACGGTAGCCTGAGACGTGGAGAAGGAAAATTGGTAAAGAAAAATGGGAGGGTGGCTCCATTGCTTATTCTTCTGACAAAGTCGAGAAATCTCAAGAAACGCTGAGAAGAAGGCAAACTTTCCTACCGAGGCAATCTATGCTACTGATAGACATCAAAACCAAGTTGGTGTGAGCAATACACAAGCCACACCTGTTGTCAAATGATGTAGAACCTCCCATGTCTAGACCTTCTCTCCTGTAACGAAGATCCCTCAGCAGTCTGTATGACAACATGATCTatggaataaaattatttaagtataACGTTGTTGTAAAACTAAGTCTTGGAGCTTTGTTTCTGCACAAATAGCAGTGgtagagttgggggggggggttgttactTGTTAGCACTCCAGAGATTCGCCTTGAGAGCCATCAATATCACATATACTGAATGTAAAGAAACCTAATGTCCCCTTCACGAAGAGTCCATAGGTATGCCCTACTACATCCGATCCCTTTGCATCTCTCTTCCTAATAAGCACTGTGCTTGGGATCTGTGTTAAATATCCACTGATAAACCCTTAATTCTCTGTCATATTGATTCTccctgacatttttttcctcaaagaagcCACACAGCCTAGATTGGCAGAAGTCGGGTTCTTGTATGCAAGGGGGCTCTTCAGTCTGCTGATATAATAGAACTCTGCCTCTGTTACTACCAGCACTTACAATGTTAGATTTGCCTTGTAGCAGAGGGTATGGGCAATTAAAAACCAGCTTTATCAGTACCTGGTCTTTCCAGGGGTCAGGAAGGTGAACATAGTTACCTGCAGGAGTATGGGATAGGGTTCCTGTCACCTCAGCTGTTGTCTCATGAGGACAAAATGTAGTAGGTTCTGGAAGGAGAACAATGAAAGAACTATTTCAGCTGTGAAGCAGGTTGTCAACAACcaaggaaaatggaaacagaacttAACACAAAAGTTACCATCACCTTCCCACACTGCCTCCCCTAACCTTCTTAGGCATTAATGTCTCCTTCTTATCCATTTCTGCATCTGCTGACTCCTCTTAGTAATGTATCCAGAGATGGCCACTGTCTGTAGTTGTTTCACAATCCTAAACAAGTGAGCTCTGTGTTCTCAAACTTTAGACAACGTTACCAGTCTTCAGAATTGTTTTAACACCTTCCATTCTAAATTCATGAACACATGTGGAACATACAGTCAGTACTAACGCATGGAGAACAGAATACTCGGCTAAGATCAGGATTAAGACAAGCAGTATCTGACTCTCTAGGAAAGAGCCTGGAAGTGTCTCACGACCCTCTTCACTACAGGCCTTACTCCAGGTCAAGCTTATTCCCACTTCTCTAAGGGAGACGNNNNNNNNNNNNNNNNNNNNNNNNNNNNNNNNNNNNNNNNNNNNNNNNNNNNNNNNNNNNNNNNNNNNNNNNNNNNNNNNNNNNNNNNNNNNNNNNNNNNNNNNNNNNNNNNNNNNNNNNNNNNNNNNNNNNNNNNNNNNNNNNNNNNNNNNNNNNNNNNNNNNNNNNNNNNNNNNNNNNNNNNNNNNNNNNNNNNNNNNNNNNNNNNNNNNNNNNNNNNNNNNNNNNNNNNNNNNNNNNTTCCAAAGGTTCCCACGTGGAACTCTCCGATGCAGCCtgcatttccctttctcttcctggagTCCCTACAGGTTCCCCAACAAGGGCACAATTCACATGAAGAGCTGAGCACTTGCCTCTCTGTGAGTCCAATAAATGCTTCCCTTCTTAGAATGACAGAGGGTCTTAGAGGGAGTTGCTTGAGGCCACACAGAAGTTCCTAACCCTGAACTTCCTCAGGAACATTCAGTGGTCTTTCTGGATGCCCTATTTCATGACAACCTGATGCTCACATTTGGGCAACGTCCCCCTGTTCTGCACTCTTGTCTTGTTTTACCCTAACACTCAAGCATCGAAAANGATGTGGCTCTCATTCTGAATAAAAAACGGGACAACACAGATGTTAGATGGTCACACACCAGCCATTTCTTTCTTGGTAAAAGGCATCGTGACCTTAACTTGCTTCCCCAGCCTTGGCCACTTTTCTCCACTGGTCTCATACCCTCACATCTTATATTCCACGAACAGAATTTAGGGCAGCCAGGGTGAGCACAAGAAGTGGGTGTGAAGATGCATGTCCTTTTCTTTCAGTAACCTGGGTGTTTGTCTTCTCTCTGGGCTGCACAATTCAACTCACAACTGCAAGTCTTTAGGAAGCTAACAANACAACAAGTAAGATTACACTAACACCGCTCCCAAGAGGTCCTATGGACAGATGAGCCAACACTTCTCTTCTCAATCTCAGGTTTCAATTAAGTCAGTAGCTTATCCATGTTCTCCAAACTCAGCCTATGGGCTCAGCCTCCAAAGCATCAAAAGCTAAGAACAGAAAAGTTCTGTCAATCCTGAGAGAGTCTCATAGCTCTTAGTGTGTGCAGCTGCCTGGAACAAAGTGGGCTTTCTCACAAATCCTGTGCTCTAAAATCCCAGGGAAAGCTTAGAGGCCTCTGCAAGCTCGGCCTGTCGCCCTGTCCTTCAGACTCTGCTGCTAGAATGTGTCCTCAGGCCAAGCGAGGGGAGGGAAAGCACTACCTGCCATCAGTTTCCACTCTCGAAAACAGCTCTGAGGCATCTGCTGCTTGTCAGGATGGAGCCATACCTCACAGCACGGACGGGGTTAGGAAGCTTTGAGCACCTCTCGAACTGATTGTTTCATTCGTACATGTGGAAGGTTTGACCCAACCTTGCCTTCAGGATGACAGGCTTTTCCCATCCTGAAGTCATGTTACTACCCATTAATATTGAATCTGAATTCTTTCCTGTAGGCAACTTGAAATATGAACTGCATGAGCAGGTTAAATGATTTCCTAAAACCTTCAAATTCGATGTAAGCTTTTTCACCCATACCCTACATATATTTTGCACTTTTCATGTTACATGAATGAATTAAAAGATGCTAAAGCCAATCCTTACTGGGCATCCACTGCCTCTTTTTAAAGGGGGTGTTCTGAAGCCTTTTCCTGTCAGTATGTGAAAACAGAACAAACTCTCCAAGTATCTCTGTCCACAGCAGGAGGCCTGGCCCTGGAGTTAGAAGAAGCAGCTTCTGACTCAAGGGAACAGGGACAGAGTCTCAGCCACGCTCTAGCTTCATAACCTCCACCAACTTTCTGACTCTGTGTCAGTTCCTGCCACTATAAGGACAGACCACAGCCATATCAGAGAGTTGTCTGAGAACGATACACTGTGTCATACAGCACGCAATATCCTGCCCAGTGCTCAGGAAACGCTGTTAGCATCACTGAACTATGGCCTCAGCTGGGTGGGACAATTTTAAACCAGACACAAAGGATCCACAGTGGCCCTGGTTCTCAGTCGTTCCCTGTTTCTTCTTCAGAGTCAGGCCCAGCCTGATTAGATCCCCACCCTCCTCATCAGTTGCCCTTGGTCTATGATCCACCTTCATCTGGCTACTATGGAGAATCTAATAAAGAGGACAGGTGCCCTCGATCTTCAAGGTGTTACACCACACAGGGTGAATGCAGCTTGAGCCTGGAAAATCACAGACCTGGTGAAACTGTTGTTTAAGGACCAGTTCAAAACTCTTCACCGATTGTAAGCTTATGACTTGACTCAGTACCTGTGTGTCCCTCCGTCCTTCCTAAGAAGGACTCTGGGCCCTGATACACACATTGGGATTTACCTGgcttgtgagtctgtgtgtgtgctggtgttgGAGGAGTAGAGGTAGAAATTCTGGTTGGTGTTGGTACATGTGTGGATCTGGTTGAAGTAGTCCTGGGTCTTCCTGTAGATGTGGGCTTTGTAGTTGTGGGTCTTCCTGTAGATGTGGGCCTTGTAGTTGTGGGTCTTCCTGTAGATGTGGGCCTTGTAGTTGTGGGTCTTCCTGTAGCTGTGGGCCTTGTAGTTGTGGGTCTTGCTGGAGGAATTGTGGAAGTTTCTGGATTTGGAAATCAAGATGAAAACAAGGATGAGTCAAGCAAGAAGAGACAAGAACTTCTACTATAGCACTAGTGAGAGGCTGTCCCTAGGCAGAGGCGTCTCTCATAAACTCCTGTTCTCTGTCACTGACCAACTAATATGTGACAGGGCAGTGGAGAGAGGCTCACGAATAGGAGGCAGCTGCACTGACAACATGGATGAGAACAGAGACCAGGCTTCCATGGGAACACTTTGTGAATGACAGATGTCAGCTCCTCAGATCTCTCTAAACATCTGTGAGACTGAAGAGGTATAGGGGCTGGGACTCCCCTCAGTGGTGACTGACTTCACCCACAGTTTCCGGGCCCAGCGTGTTCATTTCAGTCAACCCTGAGAGGACATACACTACAGCCCTGCGTCTTAGCATGTAGATCCCACACAAGGCCCAACACCATGGAGATTTGCACATTTGGCAGAATATGGGCACTGTCTTCTTGCAATCTAGGGGAAGCAGGataaatatctttttgttttggtttggtttttttgtttttcgagacaggggttctctgtatagccctggctgttttggaattcactctgtagatcaggctggcctcaaactcagaaatctgctgcctcCCGGTAGGATAAATATCTCTTATCAAATCCATGTTCAAAAGGTCTCAGATTTAGGAGCACTGCAGACTGGGGGTTTTGGGGTAGACATGTTCAGCGGCAACTCACAAACCAACAGCATCAGACTTGCCGGTAGCTTGCAGACAGCAACTGATGGTCCCAGACACCCATGGTCCCTGTAAATGATCTGCCTGCCCTTGCTGCCTAACCTAAGAGCTAAAGCCTCAGGAACAAGCAGCAATGGCTTTGGAACTCTTCTTTATGGGGGATGCAGTACAATCCCTTAATCCAGTGCGTTTTTAccttgaaataaagaaaagatgtcGTGTTTCTACTGTGCATAGGGAGGTAGCAGGCATTGAGCCCTCCCCTTAAAtttaatgcatttatttactgttgtctttgtgtctttgtgtgatgTCAGGTATGTGGATTTTCAGAATCTGTTCTCTCATCCCAGCCTGTgggcccagggattgaactcaggtcagcaagCTTAGCAGTGGGCTCCTTTACCCACGCAGCCCTCTCAGTCAGGAGCATCTCTAGAGAAGATCAGGTAATAAGTGGTTGTGGCTCAGAAACCTAAAAGTAGCTGATGAGGAGCAAgcagtttggcttttttttttttttttttttttttctgagacagggtttctctgtatagccctggaactcactctgtagaccaggctgacctcgaactcagaaatctgcctgcctctgcttcctgagtgctgggattaaagatgtgtgtcaccatgcccagctccaaaCAAGCAGTCCTGTTAAAAGGTTTGGAAATCACTGCTGACAACCTAGCCAGTAGTGGGAGTGGCTGTGTTGCTACACATCTATTCACAGGTTGTTAATAACCTGGTCTGGCCCTAGGCTATTAGATTGTGTTGCCTGTCCCAATCTATTGTATGGGCGGAGACTTGAGCATAATACAAACCCTCCCTGgacaatatacatttttaaacagGAGTAAAAGGAGGCCTGCAGAAAATCTAGTCAATCACTGTGAGAACTAAACTCAGGGACTAAGCATCTCCCGGGAGGATGGGAAAGTGCAAGGGAGCTGATGGGGGTCCTGGGACAGCGGAAGAGGAAGCATACTGTGCTTAAACCCTAAGAAAATGTGGACCTGGTTGCTAAAATGAAACAACTGCTGGCTCACTAATGGACTTGATGGATGGGCGGTCAACAGTGGCTTTGTAAGCACTGGCATGTTAGTTAGTTTCTAGGGTTTATAAAAGCTTCAATTGATTAActgaaattaataatttaatactaTGATGTCAGGCCCATTCCCCTTCTGATGCTGGCTCTCCACTGCCAGTGAGTTATGCAACAATGCCTTAGACtgaagggctaaaaattaataagctgcctagctacccaaaagaagaagtggggtctgtgaaaacatgaacttttcaccctcccttgctgcacaatggttcccGGAGCANNNNNNNNNNNNNNNNNNNNNNNNNNNNNNNNNNNNNNNNNNNNNNNNNNNNNNNNNNNNNNNNNNNNNNNNNNNNNNNNNNNNNNNNNNNNNNNNNNNNNNNNNNNNNNNNNNNNNNNNNNNNNNNNNNNNNNNNNNNNNNNNNNNNNNNNNNNNNNNNNNNNNNNNNNNNNNNNNNNNNNNNNNNNNNNNNNNNNNNNNNNNNNNNNNNNNNNNNNNNNNNNNNNNNNNNNNNNNNNNNNNNNNNNNNNNNNNNNNNNNNNNNNNNNNNNNNNNNNNNNNNNNNNNNNNNNNNNNNNNNNNNNNNNNNNNNNNNNNNNNNNNNNNNNNNNNNNNNNNNNNNNNNNNNNNNNNNNNNNNNNNNNNNNNNataagctctgtaaaaattcaggtcggggtcgaactcctctacccctgcgtggcgtatgagtttcgaccccagcatgctggcctgagctcttgtcttgtcctgtcttcaataaacttcctcgtgtgtttacagcaagtcggtctcagcgtcctactgggtgctcgtccttcccgagactggagcagGGGGCTCCCTTCGGGGATCTTTCAGACAAGTACCTTCCCAAGCTACaaattttttctataattttgtttacaATTCCCAGGCTCAGCCCCtactttgttattgttttgtttggagttCCAGATACAGAACCTAAGGCTTCAGGGATGCTAGACAAATTTCTACATTCCCTACGACACTCTTTTTTACAGATTTAAGTCTATGTGTTTGCttgtaatatgtgtatgtgtgatgaaTATGAGTTTATTCTTATGTGGGTCACTGAACTTCAGTCAGGTAAGTAATATAGTTTCAGAGCTATGAAATGATGCTCAGAACTTTGTTGCCTTGTCCCCAATGCTCTTATGTCATTTTTTGCACACTCTATGACCggcttcttctggcttccctaAGTTGTCTCCAAGGCAGTATTGCTAGGCAGCCAGAAAAAGCAGTCTGTAGGTAGAGGCACTTCACTTGCGAGCCTGGCCACTCCCTAGAACTTACAGAGAGGTATAAAGAGATACTCTTTCCACATGTTTGTCCTCTGACAAATTCATCATGGTATGTATACCTGCTACGTaccatatgaacatacacacacaataataaatacagttttaaaaattaaattaaacacaaaagacaaatagatgaatgaattATAAAACTAGAAGCAGAGAAACTACAGAATAATGTTCTTAATGAAAAGTTATATATAGAGGTTAGCACTGATTCCTATTGTCAGTGTAAACCCTAAGTaagaggagaagaggaacaaTACCAGAAGCCAGGAAGTCCTTAAAACCCACTCTTTGAGTCAGTGCAAGAAAATAAGGATGTCTACAACAGGAAGGACAATATAAAGCccagaggtggtggcacatgcctttaatcccagcattcaagaggcagaggcaggcagatctctgtgtgtttgaggctagtctggtctacagagcaagatcctgggctacgcagagaaaacctgtctcaaataacaaaacaacaagagagagagagacagagagagagagagagagagagagagagagagagagagagagagagagagagagaatgtagtaAGTCCCACGGGCTTGCCCTTTAGACCAGATCCCACCACTCTGAGAAGATGAAGCCACACCTCTGCTGCTCTCTGAGACACAGTTAAGCTGTTCTGTGTCCCCCGATTTATGGACCTAACCAAGACCTGGCTGCTCTGTCCTCTGTCACTTGTGCTATGGTGAACTAACTCATACGACAGGATGCTCACTTCCATGACTGAAAGGCTATAAAGTCAGACTTGCCCTGCGCTCTGGGGGTTGGGCTCAGGTCCTCAGGAGGGCTGCTGAGGTCATTGTGAAGGCTGTTGTCTGAAGAGGATGCTCGGCCTGCCCtgcctttcatctctctctcttcctccctagCACGCACTCATTCGTGCTCTTAGTGAAGCTCCTCTCCAGGTTTTACAGAGaagcctcccttccctctcagCCTCCTCATATCCTGTTGAGATATGGACTCAtacagtgagtgtgagtgtgttgtgATATGGACTCAtacagtgagtgtgagtgtgtctcGATATGGACTCAtacagtgagtgtgagtgtgttgtgATATGAACTCATACAGTGAGTGTGAATGTGTTGCAATGTGGACTCACACAGTGAGTGTGAGTGTTTCACGATATGGACTCAtacagtgagtgtgagtgtgtcacGATATGAACTCATACAATGAGTGTGAATGTGTCGCAATATGGACTCGtacagtgagtgtgagtgtgtcacAATATGGACTCAtacagtgagtgtgagtgtgtcacAATATGGACTCAtacagtgagtgtgagtgtgtcacAATATGGACTCAtacagtgagtgtgagtgtgtcgCAATATGGACTCAtacagtgagtgtgagtgtgttgttTCTGTCTCATGTTCTCCTTCCCAACTCGTGGCCTTGAGGCTTCCTCATTCTAATAAAGTTCATCGGAGAAAATTGTGTGTCAGGGTCTTTTATAGGCTCGTCACTGCTGTCCATCAGCTAATACACTGGCAAATGACCAGTGAGCAGGAGTTGGAGGGAAACACTGTTCTGTCAGGACATTTCAATTTCTTTAATAACAGGTTTTGTGATATGATGTGAGACATACTTCAGAAACCTAAGATAGggactagcaagatggctcagcaggtaagaacattgactgctcttccagaggtcctaagtacaaatcccagcaaccacatggtggctcacaaccagccataatgagagctgactccctcttctggtgtgtctgaagacagctacagtgtacttatgtataataataaataaatctttggactagagcaagcagggactgagcgagcggggccaaccagagcaagcagaggtcctaaattcaattcccaacaaccacatgaaggctcacaaccatctgtatagccacagtgtactcatatatacaaaataaatagataaatcttaaaataaaaacaaaaacaaaacctaaggcagggcagggaagagagTAGCTCCCCACTTATACCTGTGGCCTGTGCTCAGAAGGTCAGCTGACCACTGTTGAAGGCAGCTCATCTGCACAGCAGCACCCTGCGTTGCCTGCTTCAAGGTGACAGGTTTACACAGTTGAGAAAGGGTGTTTTAATGTCCTCAGGTGTAATTACAGACTAGAGGACTCACTTCACTtgcaagaaataaacaaagaaaatttacCTGGTTTAACTTCCAACAAatagtccacaaaatagaacgCTCCAGGTATCTCCACTACACAGCAATAGGGTCCACCATCACTCACAACAGTGTTCTCTATGGTCAAGGACACATTTCCTTCTGAAATATTCCCCTTTAGCTGGTATCGACTGTTCCTCTGATGTGTGACCTTATATCCATTGGTCCAGATAAGTGACCTTATACAATAAGAATAGCGGCATTCTCCTAGGCCCCAACACGCAGGAACAATTCCACCAAGGTGTGTTGAATAAATACACGGAAGTGTGACAGGGTGACCCGCCAGCCCCTGCACTGCTGTATAAGAATCCACAGGacctgtgatttttaaaaaggaaagggaaaagaaaggaatagtTAATATTCAACATTTCccctaacttttgtttttaattcatttcagAAAAAGTCTGGGGTGGGAGAGCCAAGTGGAATTGAACTTCCGAAAGAGAAGTGCTGAACAGCTCCACCCTTGCTTAtcattggtgtttgtgtgtgcttgtgggtgCGTGCGCGCGTGTTCCTTTGTGTTTGTTGGGGACATACAGAGAATTACAACTTTTGTAATTCTTTTGTAATTACAAGTTTTGTTCTTACTTTGTCTTTTCAGACAGGGcctcactttgtagccttggctggcctggaacttgcagcaGAAATCAGGCTGATTTTCAAACTCCCAGATCTcctgctgcctctacctcccatatCCTATATTAAAGACCCATTTTTACGGCTTGACTTTGAAGtctctaaacatttttttctactggCATAGTCTTCCTTGGTGTGATTACTTGATAGATGCATCTGTAAACAAAACAATGTATTCTGTGGGATAATATTCACCCTGCttcatttcatctttttgttcttcagtgtgttgtgtgtttcttttggacACGGGGTCTTGCCAAACTCCTCATCTGGTTTAAGATCAAAATCCTCCCACCTGACTCAGGAGTGCTGGGTGATAAGCATGGGCCACAGACAGCAGCTCAAACGTTTCATTGTTATACATTTAAATCTCTTTATTTCAGAAGCTGGGCACATGAGTAATGCTTGTGTACCCAAAACTCCCTTTTATtcccagaacctgggaggtggaggcagaagatgaGAATTCCAGGGCGAGCTTCACCTAACCAATGAGTTTAAGACAGGCCTAAGCTttggagaccctgtctgaaaccatcccctcccctcccccacagtgctAAAGTCTAGAAAAATCACTGAGCCCCACCCTCACATCTTCTAATCAAAGAGCAGAGCCAAGGCCTTGTTTATATAGCATCAATGGCTTCATAACATAACTTTAGTAACTTCAAAGAGAATTATCAGAAAGGATTTTAGGACACTATCAGGACCGGCTGAGGCTTGTTCTGGATCTTATGATTGGCcatttgcaaaaaaataaaaataaaaataaaacaaattattccccCTAAGTGGTGATCTCTCCTTATATGTTGGTGACATCCCCAGAAATCAAACAATACGCACCTGTAAAGAACAATACACACCTGTAAAGAAAGGCTACATAATTACAGAATATGCAGCCAATCACTTAATGATGCagttttgaaaactgaaataattaacTATAATTCTTATggaaatgatgaaataaaattccTAATTCCAATAGCTTCCAAGGTGGCCTTTAAAACAGTTCTGTGGGCCTACGATGTAGCTCAATGATACAGTGCTTGGCTATCCTAGGCTAGCTCCTGTGTTAGATTCccagcacagagagaaacaaataagcaataaaattacaaaacaatgaACTGTGTGAGACTCACTGATCATTGATATGGAAGACTAGGGTCTGAGCTTCTCCATGACCTGAGAAAGTACTTTCCTTGTTGTGTAAAATGACGAAATTTCTTGTTGGACACTCGTTACTTAATTTTACCAAGTGCCTTTCGTAGAATCACAAATATATGCTATTTTAATTaagtcataaaaatatattgtattttgcaTGAGTTATCTAAGCTCTTAGGAgttagaggcagggggatcaaaaGTTTGAAATGATCCTCAGCTACCTATGGAGTCTGAGGCTAACCTGGACTAACATAGCCCCTGTGTCAAAGGCAATtgtattcttccttcttttgccctgttaatgaaatgttttgaattagaatatttttaaagtgccataatgtgtaaataaataaaaaggcacaAAGAGATGTGATGAAGGCTGACTTTGACTAGCCTCTTACTTGGAAagcatggtgatttttttttttattaatctttgaCAATAACATACAGTCATGTGTACTCCATAATACTTctcaaacacatgcatgcatgtgtactcaTGCTTGCTTGTccatcacatgcatgcaccccTTGCATTACATGTTCTTGTGGATCATGTTTATTTAACCTTCAGTTTTGAAA
This sequence is a window from Mus pahari chromosome 14, PAHARI_EIJ_v1.1, whole genome shotgun sequence. Protein-coding genes within it:
- the LOC110332466 gene encoding T-cell immunoglobulin and mucin domain-containing protein 2-like isoform X3, coding for MNQLQVFISGLILLLPGPVDSYTAVQGLAGHPVTLPCIYSTHLGGIVPACWGLGECRYSYCIRSLIWTNGYKVTHQRNSRYQLKGNISEGNVSLTIENTVVSDGGPYCCVVEIPGAFYFVDYLLEVKPETSTIPPARPTTTRPTATGRPTTTRPTSTGRPTTTRPTSTGRPTTTKPTSTGRPRTTSTRSTHVPTPTRISTSTPPTPAHTQTHKPEPTTFCPHETTAEVTGTLSHTPAEATTFYPDRTTAEVTETLSYASADWNNTVTSSDESWNNNTEAIPLWKLQKNLTKGFYIGISIAALLIMMLLSTAVITICMALGTRSETFNP
- the LOC110332466 gene encoding T-cell immunoglobulin and mucin domain-containing protein 2-like isoform X1, with the translated sequence MNQLQVFISGLILLLPGPVDSYTAVQGLAGHPVTLPCIYSTHLGGIVPACWGLGECRYSYCIRSLIWTNGYKVTHQRNSRYQLKGNISEGNVSLTIENTVVSDGGPYCCVVEIPGAFYFVDYLLEVKPETSTIPPARPTTTRPTATGRPTTTRPTSTGRPTTTRPTSTGRPTTTKPTSTGRPRTTSTRSTHVPTPTRISTSTPPTPAHTQTHKPEPTTFCPHETTAEVTGTLSHTPAEATTFYPDRTTAEVTETLSYASADWNNTVTSSDESWNNNTEAIPLWKLQKNLTKGFYIGISIAALLIMMLLSTAVITRYMVMKKKPGSLSFCKIGASQNTVVELARGEDKVYIIEGTPYPEEES
- the LOC110332466 gene encoding T-cell immunoglobulin and mucin domain-containing protein 2-like isoform X2, which codes for MNQLQVFISGLILLLPGPVDSYTAVQGLAGHPVTLPCIYSTHLGGIVPACWGLGECRYSYCIRSLIWTNGYKVTHQRNSRYQLKGNISEGNVSLTIENTVVSDGGPYCCVVEIPGAFYFVDYLLEVKPETSTIPPARPTTTRPTSTGRPTTTRPTSTGRPTTTKPTSTGRPRTTSTRSTHVPTPTRISTSTPPTPAHTQTHKPEPTTFCPHETTAEVTGTLSHTPAEATTFYPDRTTAEVTETLSYASADWNNTVTSSDESWNNNTEAIPLWKLQKNLTKGFYIGISIAALLIMMLLSTAVITRYMVMKKKPGSLSFCKIGASQNTVVELARGEDKVYIIEGTPYPEEES